One Mycobacteriales bacterium DNA window includes the following coding sequences:
- a CDS encoding NADH-quinone oxidoreductase subunit D, translating into MHTVAGGDWNEFLAEAAGEDRIALNFGPQHPSSHGVLRIVLELEGETIISARPVIGYLHTGIEKNTEYRTWTQGTTFVTRMDYLSPLFNETAYCLSVERLLGIEAPSRANTIRIILMELNRISSHIVSLAAGGMEIGALTAMTMGFREREQILDVFELITGLRMNHGFVRPGGIAQDLPPGAESAIRQLVSYLDGKLPEYDKLLTGQPIWKRRLQGVGYLSVEGCLALGVTGPVLRSAGLPWDLRKTEPYMGYETYEFEVPTATEADSFARYLLRLEEMRQSLRIVTQALDRLEPGPVMVTDRKIAWPAQLALGPDGLGNSLDHVKKIMGQSMESLIHHFKLVTEGFRVPPGQVSTQIESPRGQLAYHVVSDGGTRPFRVHVRDPGFINLQAIPAMTEGGLLADLIPALASIDPVMGGVDR; encoded by the coding sequence GTGCACACGGTCGCGGGCGGGGACTGGAACGAGTTCCTGGCCGAGGCCGCGGGCGAGGACCGCATCGCGCTCAACTTCGGCCCGCAGCACCCGTCCTCGCACGGCGTGCTCCGGATCGTGCTGGAGCTCGAGGGCGAGACGATCATCAGCGCCCGGCCGGTCATCGGATACCTGCACACCGGTATCGAGAAGAACACCGAGTACCGGACCTGGACGCAGGGCACGACGTTCGTGACGCGGATGGACTACCTGTCCCCGCTGTTCAACGAGACGGCGTACTGCCTGTCGGTCGAGCGGCTGCTCGGGATCGAGGCGCCGAGCCGCGCCAACACGATCCGCATCATCTTGATGGAGCTCAACCGGATCTCCTCCCACATCGTCAGCCTCGCGGCCGGCGGCATGGAGATCGGCGCGCTCACCGCGATGACGATGGGCTTTCGCGAGCGCGAGCAGATCCTCGACGTGTTCGAGCTGATCACCGGCCTGCGGATGAATCACGGCTTCGTCCGCCCCGGCGGCATCGCGCAGGACCTGCCGCCCGGCGCCGAGTCGGCGATCCGGCAGCTGGTCAGCTATCTGGACGGCAAGCTGCCGGAGTACGACAAGCTGCTCACCGGCCAGCCGATCTGGAAGCGCCGCCTGCAGGGCGTCGGCTACCTGTCGGTCGAGGGCTGCCTCGCGCTCGGTGTCACCGGTCCGGTCCTGCGCTCGGCCGGGCTGCCCTGGGACCTGCGCAAGACGGAGCCGTACATGGGCTACGAGACGTACGAGTTCGAGGTGCCGACGGCGACCGAGGCCGACAGCTTCGCGCGCTACCTGCTCCGGCTGGAGGAGATGCGCCAGTCGCTGCGGATCGTCACCCAGGCGCTGGACCGGCTGGAGCCCGGCCCGGTCATGGTCACCGACCGCAAGATCGCCTGGCCGGCGCAGCTCGCGCTCGGCCCGGACGGGCTGGGCAACTCGCTGGACCACGTGAAGAAGATCATGGGTCAGTCGATGGAGTCGCTGATCCACCACTTCAAGCTGGTCACCGAGGGGTTCCGGGTGCCGCCGGGCCAGGTCAGCACCCAGATCGAGTCGCCGCGCGGGCAGCTCGCGTACCACGTGGTGTCCGACGGCGGGACCAGGCCCTTCCGCGTGCACGTGCGCGACCCCGGGTTCATCAACCTGCAGGCGATCCCGGCGATGACGGAGGGCGGCCTGCTGGCCGACCTGATCCCGGCGCTGGCCTCGATCGACCCCGTGATGGGCGGCGTCGACCGCTGA
- a CDS encoding zinc-binding dehydrogenase codes for MKAIRQYEFGDADTLRYEDAPDPVPGPDHVRIRVEAAGVHLIDASLRRGEQPGPPLPTLPTVPGREVAGVVDSPGPWSGQRVVAHLGPAGGGYASLAVAPVSSLHEVPSSLSLADAVALVGTGRTALAILEDAEVIPSDVVLIPGAAGGLGTLLTQAAHDAGAMTVGLVGSPAKAAQVTADLVIDYSVPDWLRQVPDATVLLDGTGGAIGRSLFERVRPGGRVIMFGWSSGTPTEFGVWDLYRLGLTVSCSIGARMATRTGGLHGLAASALARTWKPLITSFPLSDAAGAHRAMEGRQTVGKTVLIP; via the coding sequence ATGAAGGCGATCCGGCAGTACGAGTTCGGCGACGCGGACACCCTGCGGTACGAGGACGCGCCCGATCCGGTCCCCGGGCCGGACCACGTGCGGATCCGGGTCGAAGCCGCCGGCGTGCACCTGATCGATGCGTCACTGCGGCGGGGAGAGCAGCCCGGGCCGCCGCTGCCCACGCTGCCGACGGTCCCCGGCCGGGAGGTGGCGGGCGTGGTCGACTCGCCCGGTCCCTGGTCCGGCCAGCGGGTCGTCGCGCACCTCGGCCCGGCCGGCGGCGGGTACGCCTCGCTCGCGGTCGCGCCGGTGTCCTCTCTCCACGAGGTCCCCTCGTCCTTGTCCCTTGCGGACGCCGTCGCGCTCGTCGGCACCGGCCGGACGGCGCTGGCGATCCTGGAGGACGCCGAGGTCATCCCGTCGGACGTCGTCCTGATCCCGGGCGCCGCGGGCGGTCTCGGCACACTGCTCACCCAGGCCGCGCACGACGCCGGCGCGATGACCGTCGGCCTCGTCGGCAGCCCGGCCAAGGCCGCGCAGGTGACCGCGGACCTCGTGATCGACTACTCGGTGCCGGACTGGCTTCGGCAGGTCCCGGACGCGACGGTCCTGCTGGACGGCACCGGCGGCGCGATCGGCCGGTCCCTGTTCGAGCGGGTACGCCCCGGCGGCCGGGTGATCATGTTCGGCTGGTCGTCCGGCACCCCCACCGAGTTCGGCGTCTGGGACCTCTACCGGCTGGGCCTGACGGTCTCGTGCTCGATCGGCGCGCGGATGGCAACCCGGACCGGCGGCCTGCACGGTCTCGCAGCGTCCGCGCTCGCCCGTACCTGGAAGCCGCTGATCACGTCGTTTCCGCTGTCCGACGCCGCCGGCGCGCACCGCGCGATGGAGGGCCGGCAGACGGTCGGGAAGACGGTGCTGATCCCGTGA
- the soxR gene encoding redox-sensitive transcriptional activator SoxR codes for MVGGRELTVGQVAARAGVAVSALHFYESRGLIRSRRTPGNQRRYTRDTLRRIAFIRIAQRVGIPLATIGSALASLPSERTPTAADWATLSEDWRAELDARIVRLQQLRDDFTDCIGCGCLSLDRCRLANPGDSYAARGPGPGRLALD; via the coding sequence ATCGTCGGCGGCCGCGAGCTCACCGTCGGCCAGGTCGCCGCCCGCGCCGGCGTGGCGGTCTCCGCGCTGCACTTCTACGAGTCGCGCGGGCTGATCCGGTCCCGGCGTACGCCCGGGAACCAGCGGCGCTACACCCGCGACACCCTGCGCCGGATCGCGTTCATCCGCATCGCGCAGCGCGTCGGGATCCCGCTGGCCACGATCGGCTCGGCGCTGGCGTCGCTGCCCTCGGAACGCACGCCTACCGCCGCAGACTGGGCGACGCTGTCCGAGGATTGGCGGGCCGAGCTCGACGCCCGCATCGTCCGGCTGCAGCAGCTGCGCGACGACTTCACCGACTGCATCGGCTGTGGTTGCCTGTCCCTGGATCGCTGCCGCCTCGCCAACCCGGGCGACTCCTACGCCGCCCGCGGGCCCGGCCCGGGCCGCCTCGCCCTCGACTGA